The genomic stretch ACTTTGGTTTGTTTTCAAATGCAGAAAAATTGTGGGCTCACTCTATCCGGATGCCAAGATCAAATTCGTCCATCACTGTTTTTTTGACCCTATCAAGCCCATTCTAGATCAGGCTCCAAGCCGCTTGTAAATGGGTATGGATATGGATAGGGAAAGGCCACTCTGGTCGGCCTGTAATTCTTTTATCACATTTTGAGTCGTAGTTTTGGGTTGGACCGTAGTAATAAGAAAAATGTTCTAAGTGTAACCGCTAGATTTAGCACTTTAACGCACAACCAGAAAAATTGGGTTTCCGATAGGCAAAATATTGGCGCCTTTTGTTTTGTAGCCGATGAGGCGCaatgggaaaaaataaaatatgcagGAGCTGATTAAACTTATTTAAATTTAATCAGAAACCATTTTGTATTGTCAGATAGTAAAATTTTATcattattttctaaaaactgCACTACAGgaaataattaatattttatttgttgATTTAATAGTTTTCTTATTTATATGCgtgaatttttatgtttttcgcTAATTAACTGTCTTTTCAATAATTAATGGCACGAAAATGGAAATTACAATGGTTTAGATCATCTTTAAGGTGTAAGAATAGACGTAGGTAGGGGTGtgaatcgaaatcgaaatcggtaaATTCGAAActttgaaatcggaatttttcgaaattttggtatcagaattttcaaccgatttcgatttcaaattcacCAATTCCGAATTCGAAAACGAATTCGAATTCAGAATTCGGTAAATTCCaatttcaccgaattcatgaatataaaaattattattattattatataaatattatagtacatatatatatataaaatattatatatatgtgtgaaaacgaaattgaaatcgaaataggaattccgatttcaccgaattcatgaatataaaaattattattataatataaatgttatattatatatatatatatgaaaaacagatttgaaatcgaaataggaattccgaattcaatttcgatttcgatttcgaatcaGAATTTCCGATTTGAAAAATCTCATTACCGAATTCGaccaattcgaaatcggaatttttcaattttgcacACCCCTAGACGTAGGGTCAACAAATAGTGTTatattgacaaaaaaataaaataaaattttactaCCTTTGATTAAGAAAAGGatttaaacaaagaaaaaatcattCCTTTCTTGTTTTAAAAACTTAATCATTGATAATCATCGAAttattttgtctttttttttccaatattGTTAGGTCATTGTTAGCTTTAAACCTTTCATTATAGATTTGTTTCTTCGTAATTAGGCGATAGTTGCTTTCCAACTAGGGGTGTCAATGGGGTCAGGTTCGGGTCGAAATTAAAAATTCCGGACCTGGACCCGTTTTAATGTAGTAGACTCGAATCCGACCTGTATACTAGATGGGTCTTGATCCTAGAGTTCTGGAATTGGGTCTAAaaggttcaattttaaatttttcaaaattaaatccaaaaccaattacaaattcaatctccaaacttaaacaaatcaaattacaaaCCTAAATTACAAATAACTCGCAATAGTCAATCCAAAATTAACCATAAATCAATCTACAAAATCATTACTAAATTGTTAATTTGGTAAAAGAatgtatttaaaaatatttatattttataattattaatattgtTTGGATCTGGGTCGAATACCGGTCGAAATcatatattccgtatccgacccgtttttttgttAGAGTAAATTGGTTTGCATCTGGGTTTTGGGTATCGAAATTATTTTTCAACCCACACCCGAAAAAGTTTATTGGATCTGGGTTGGATCCGGGGTCCaaacccgacccgttgacaccCCTATttccaacccccccccccccccaaaaaaaacatgtacaaataaaataaaggaaAGTACCTTGCACAGCTGCTCTCAAAACCTAAGAAATTGCAACGCACGCATGGATAAAAAGTTTTAGCAGTATACATCCGCAAAACCAGTACACTTTGGTCAACACTAATATCAGCTACCAGCGTCTGATTAGGATTTTAAGATATCTTAAAGTCTTGGGGAGTAACATTAAATGCAAAGCTTTTTGAAGACATGGAAAACATGGATGTGGTAAGGCCTGTTTTCTAAGTATTAGTCAAAAAACTACTCTTTCATTCACTTCTGACTTCTGCTTCTGGTTTAGTCTTGGCTTAAAACCAACTGTAAAGAAGTAACCTTCAGCAGTGTATACTTTGTTGGTCTTCAAAAGACATCTGTTATATTCTTCTCttgcttcttttgtttattttcttcaaGAAACACACTAGTTGTACAAACTTTTTATCCCAATATGGAGATTAAACGATTTATATGTGCCTTGTTAGAACCTACTAATTCTGTCAATTACTGATGCAGATACAGACACAAAGGGGGTGTGGTCAAAATCATGGTAGACGACTTGCAATTTGCAAAATTTGCCATCTCTACAACCAAATCATCAAATTTAaatatctcaagttttttcttttttttttttccttttatccaTCTTTCCTCGTGGTCTAGTGTCCAGAGTTCACactggttttgattcatattttaATGCATCTGAGTTGGCGTCaatatttttgggtcaatttggTTTGCTGGCCTTTAATCGGGAATCCTGCAAAGAAATCAGTCAGAACTCAGAAGATCCTCCATTTGCCATTTTTATATTTGACAGCTTCCAGGCTAAATCATTTTGGGAACCACAAAACCAAAACGGTTACAGCTGCTTTGGCATGAAGAATTCAATGATGGTAGCTGCAAGAACAAATTGAAGGTAATATATATAatggtaaaaaacaaaaaagctcattgtgataaacctaatacacagaaaagcgtCCATGGttttaaaatatacaacacgacccctcatgctttgaactaaattgtaaaggtgacggaatccgttaaagtTAACGGAAATggacaaaatgaccaaaataccctgatataattaagcaaaagacagctcaaaaaaatcatttgttttattttctaaatagagagaattgagggttaaggggtagaataggtatatttgataaaaattaagtataaattttttttttacattccaataagtcatttccgttaaatttaacggattccgtcacctttgcaatttaattcaaagcatgaggtatcgtgttgtatattttgaaaccatagggggcttttctgtgtattagactTACCACAGgggacttttttattttttaccctatatataaacaaataaacaagaTAATTAATTTAGTAAATTGGGAGAAATGAGAACCGACTAGTACAACGCAGTGTTATTAAACACAGTTCGGTCTGACAGTTTAATCGATCAATTCGATGAATCAGCAATTGAGCCGAACTGGATCCTTAATTGAATCGTTTAAGCAATTAAATCGTTGACTTGCCAACGGACCGGAGATTCAATTAGTCAGCCAGGTGAATCTGCAAGTCTTGTAAGGAACTTGAGTTTATATATTGTTgtggaaaaaaatttgagaataTGCTAAAATAATGCTAAAATTTTGTCGGCGGTTGTACATGTCGTCTTCTTTTTGTACACAACTGAGGTCATGATGATATACAATAGAAAAGCAGAAAAGATAACTACAACTATAAAGGTccacaataataataattactaaTAAATGCTGATTATACACAGTCCATTATCTCCAGTCAATGAAATCAAAGAAGAGCTTTAATTATCCTACACCCTCAACAACCCAAAAAAGGAGCTATAAACTAAAGCAAGCAATTTTTTCTCCATCACTAAATAGGTGGTCACCAATCGATCTTAATTAGACAATTAGACAAATGAAACCAGATGAAAGCAGACCAACTAACACACTCTTAATTAGACAAATAGACAAACTGAACCAGATAAAAGCAGCACTTGTTCAGTGGCTTAGAAGGTACTTTTTTCTCAACGCAGGAATCTATAGACAAATCTCTCCACTTAGTTTCTAAAAAAAACTTCCGAACCCAACACTCCACAAAAGTAAAGTACATGAACAAACATCAGACATGTCATAATAGCAGTAGTATTAATatctaaaaactaaaaccaTTTACCATTTTCAGTTTTATGTTAAACAAAGATCTAATAATCAGCTTTCTTTCTGTATTTGCCAGACCATCCAGTCGAGTCCATGTTCAGGCAGTCCCGCAATGAACAGTCAATACTactactgctgctgctgctgctgtaaTGCAGGCCAGTGTCAGCACGGCGTCGTCTTTTATCACTTTAAATCAGTTGATGACTTGATgccctcttcttcttcttcagtatTTCTTAAATCCAATCCAACAAGAACCTCTCATTTACTGTTTTCCCATCTCATCTATTCTGTCCATTTCTTCCACATCCTCCACCTCCTTGTCTTGAATCTCTTGACACGTCTTCATCCACGATTCAACCCCTAAGATACTCCAAATTAAAAAATCACAAACAAACAACCCATCAAATTAAATTATTCAGAAAGATCAGGCCCTTAAAATGAAATAATTGTCTCCTgcacttcaaaaaaaaaaaaataattataaaacccCCCTTAAGCAGCCCACCACTCactcctccctctctctctcctgtTCTCCTCTCTTGCTTTTATCTTTGCTGCTCTCTTTCCAACCCTGCATTCCACTATACAAAATCTTGGCACTCTCCCTCCCACTCAAGCCTCTTTActctattgttttttttttctccatttctGAAGAACAAAAGTTGCACGATGTTTGAGGAATCTGTGTCAATCACTATACCTTCGATCTGGGCATCCATGAACAGCTGGTTTACTCCTGCTGTTCTCTTTGTTCTCCTCAATCTTATGATTGGTACCATTGCAATTATTTCGACTTTAGCCAACCAGAAACAGCACCACAACCATCAGCACCAGCAAAACTCCCAAAATGATCTTCATCCTCAACAACCCAAGCTTGCTAGATCACCATCTCTTCTCCAGCGTTTGAGGTCCATAAATTTCTACCACTACAGATCCCATGATTCTAGTTCAATTGCAAACCATTTCAAAACCACCCCAGATTCAGACACCCATTACGGTTTCGAACGAACCCATCAACCCCAAAACCTCGGAGAGTCTCACTCCCAGTACATTTTTGAACAAGCCCATCAACCACAAAACCTTGGAGAATCTCACTCCCAATACATTTTTGAACAAACCCGTCAAGAGAAGCCAGCGCTGTTCGTCGAACGAGTTCAAGAAAATCAGACCCATTACTTTTTTCAACAATCCCACGAAGAAAATGAGCAGGGAACTGGAACCCATTTCGCTTTTCAGCAAACCCACGAGGAGAATGCTGAAGAAAACGGAAGCCGCTTCCATTTTGAGCAAGGGCACGAGGAAAATGGAAACCGTTCGGATTTTGAGCAAACCAACGAGGAAAACGTTGAGGACGAAGAAGTGCAGACCTTGGATGAAGTGTACAGTCAGCTCAAAGGGCCGGGTCATGTTGGCAGGTCAAAGCCAGATACTAAGCCGATCGCCGGTGATGTTCCGGCGAGGCTAccgacaaagatgaagaagtcAGCGAGTATGGAGTCTGCGTTTAAGCACTTGAAGGAGGAGGACATTGTGGAGGCTCGCCGTCCGGCGACTGTGCGAGAGACGGGTACCAAGTCGACTGAAGGTGACGACGGGTTTGATGCTAAATGTGATGTTTTCATCAACAATTTCAAGGAGCAGTTGATGTTGCAGAGGATGGCTTCTATCGTTGGGAACAAGGAGATGATTGGTAGAGGGAGTGGAAAGTAAGGTTGGGGTGATTAGTGGGGGTTGTTTTATAATTTACTATTAattttggggttttttttttcagaaattgaATGGGTCAAAATCGTCAGTGAAGATGGTttaatgccttttttttttttttattggaattCCATCTAATGGATATAATGCTACTGTCTGTCTTTGTTGGTTGAAGATTATTTGGTCACATTCTCGCACGTTAATTTGTTGCTGGCAATTATCGTGTGGTTCTTGGGCATTTTGGCCTTCTGCTAGTACACGAGAAATGGTCATTGTCAAGAAATATTTTAGGTGTCTGGATGAGGATTGAGATATATGCTGAAGGGATGTCACTGTGGTCTTCATCACCAAGTAATTCATCAATGTTTAGGTGGTGGACTTATTCTGCCTAGAGATAAATCACTTTCATATATTGTTGATCTAGTGCAGCAGGCAGGCAGGCTGGACTAATTTACTCAAAATTGCAAATGCCGTCTTTTTGTTGATTTTCCTTTGACAACCGTCTACCCCTTAAACACACCCCAATAACACCCTAAAACATATTTAGGTATTCTACCTTGTTTCGATTGTggttttttgcttaaaaaaatattttacgTTTCTCGTGAACAcgttttttaattatttttttatttcatatatattaaaTCAGTATAATACATTTTTTTCACGTAACTCCGCTCCTAGTGAAGCATACTTTTCTAAGGTGTTTGCTTAGTTCTTTCTCTACCATTGTAAATATGCAATGTGTTGTGGCTGTTTTGGGAGAAAAACGATTGAAGAGGTAGGGATTCAAAATTACTTGGAGGAGGTTGGTGGATTTCTTGATTCCCTTTTGGGTTGTGGGATCATGATGGTGGGTAGGGATCAAGAATCTAGAGCATATGCTGATATACCAAATGGTGAGGTTTCGTAGGTGTGTTGCACTTGCACATGATGGGGTGCTCATCTTCAGTACACAACTTACACATATGTATCCAGGTTATGAATCTTTGAGATTCCTTTACCCTTTTCCTATGTTTCCATTTTGGAATTGTTACTTTGTTACAAGTGGTGAATCTGTGCTTGATGTTTCGTAGCTACAATATATGTAAATCTTTTTCACTTCAGTAACTTCTCTCTTTTTATATGGCAAAGATTTCTGGCTGTGACTAGGACCTGAGTGAAATGCTGACCGCTAATGAGTAACAACATTTATCAtggaaaaaatatatttattttttttcaaaaaaaaagaccatctatttattttttctgGCTGGTTTATTGCATTTGGATGCCATGTGGTTTGGCCATATTCTCATTGCATAGGGAACTGGGCACAGAAAGCTGTCAATGAAATTGTCTCGGAATGGTTTTGTTCATTTGAACACAGTGCAaatttacataaaaaaaaaaaaaaaaaatttagcaaTGCTAGGATAATAGTTTAGTAGTGCAACCCCCTGCGAGCTTCATTCAACTCTTCCTCCACCCCACCTAACAGCCTTTCCGGTCCAACTATAAGCCACCATTTTCCAGTAGTTATCCCCTTCGTCTATCTTCCCTCCACTGTCAATTGTTCCCCAACTCTCCAGCCAGGATTTTAGCAAGAAATGCAAATGCCCCTGCTGCTCATCTGCTCTTCTTCCCTGTCTCTAACCTTCCACACCGTCCATCATTATCTGACAACAACCTCACCTCTTAAGTCTTCGCATTGTCCATAAGACCAGTACAACAATATCGGCCCCTTGTTGAACGGCGGTCTTGTCTCTTCACCATGGTATTTATGATTATATGACCAGAGTTGGCGCTTccgtcttcttttttttttttttttttttttttttttttccaccaCCAACGTATTCATCAACTACAAAAACACAACTATGGTTCCCTTTTTGCCCAAGCCACAATGCCTCATATTTGTAGAGGCCATGTGCTCCAAACAATATATATAAAACCAcctaaaaactcaatttgaaATGTTTGATATTACCCTTACTTGTTTCATTTAATTACATGGGAGCAAAAGATAATGGACGGATTACCTTGCCTCCTAACATTAGACAGGATGAAATATAAACCAGTGTGTTTATGTCCAGTGGCAGATTTAAGGTGGGGGCACGGACTCCCCTTAAATTCCTACAATATTCATAGAATTTTGATATAATTTCAAGTGTGTCTTCGGAGTTTTTTTATGAAATAAGTGAAAGAATTACGTGGTCATTTAAATTGGTTCATGAACTAATATTCTAAAAGGTTTTGTGGGTCACAAAATTCCATTTGAATAAGttcaaaaaaagtttttcattttaacTTGTAGGTGAATatttttttacttaaaaaactaaaaaaaaaagtaggtaaaaaattttagtgttacTTTTGCCCctattgaaaattttttctggctccgccacTGTTTATGTCACTACAATTTTATCTCTGTGTGTATCAACATATGTATATGTCATTAAGGACTTATTCATTCTTGGTTCAAAATACATTCTGAGGGTTAAAACGTTTTTGAGGCGTTCTTGAAACTATTACTAGTTTTTCTCTTATTTCAGAGTTGACAAAAGCCAGTTTTCAAAAGTGGCTTTTCAGATGCTTTTGGACCACCTTTCTTTGTCCTTTTCAAgacttcaaaaaatatatatatgtatacatatatatattttttcaactTTTATGCAATTATTTTTCTATGAGCAGCCAAGATTCACTTGGCAGTGGATGATGAAGAAAGTGGTAATTACATTTCAATGAAGGGGAACTCAAGGCTACTCACCTCTTTTCTTCAGGGAATTTTGTTTGGAGTTGGGGTCGAAGGTCACAAGTTTTATATGTACCTAATTACTGACCAAATGAAACAAATCCAAATGTTGGTCTTTTTAGTGTCACTCCATTTAGGCTACAATACTAGAAGAAAGTAGAAGCGACTAAAATGGGGATTAATTAGGAGGGGGAAATCCCATGAACAGACATCTTACCAACCATCTAATCACTTGTAAGTGGTAACAACCAGGGAATATGATTCACCAATTAATTATGTGCATCTAATCTGTCATCAAAATGTTTAATGCAAGGTTCTTTAGATCTTAAGTAATGTGGATGACAAGCaacacaaaaataaattaatgcCGAGTACTTGTTCTTTATCTAACGTTACATGTTCTGGTTTGCAGATGCTATGTTCAAATACTCACTCATGAGTTGGTTGGTTTTTCCAATTCTTCACGGCAACGTCTTCTAGAGCACTTAGATAAGCTTTAGCCTTAGCTAGTGGAGTTTTCCATTATAAACTTCACGTTATactttttactattttttatttatctaAATAAAATATACCAATAAATTATAATTTCATAGTGACTTTTTAAAAGAATAGAAGTAGAAGTATATATGACAATGGGTAGTTAAACATAAAAGAATAGAAGTagaagtgaatttttttttttcggcaCCAACAGTTTTGTACTTGAACCCTGTCagatgagtttgtttggatagtgtattatttgaaatattatttggaataaatactataacactttttatgatgtgatgtatgtgagataaaaaggtgattgggaatataaaaaggtagaTTGGGAAATATGTTtgtgatgcaagcaaaatattatttaaaataattgagGTATCCAAACACTCCCATTAAATATTGTTCCGACGGATATATTCTGAGTAATTAGCCTAGTAGAGAGCCATGTCATATGTTCTACTAATTAAAAAACTCAACACCccaggaaaataaaataaaaattgaaaaataaataaacaaaatagaattttggaatttgggttctaaaataaatatatatctGATTGCGCAATTTGTCGGGAATCTGGAACTCTTAGTCGCTGTTAGACGAAGTCAACAGATCAAAGAGACGATTAGTATATCGTCAATCATTCAATATTCAATGACATCAGTCATTTTCAttgaaacatgcaaaaaaaaaatgtgtttgaCAAAT from Coffea eugenioides isolate CCC68of chromosome 8, Ceug_1.0, whole genome shotgun sequence encodes the following:
- the LOC113780802 gene encoding pathogen-associated molecular patterns-induced protein A70, which codes for MFEESVSITIPSIWASMNSWFTPAVLFVLLNLMIGTIAIISTLANQKQHHNHQHQQNSQNDLHPQQPKLARSPSLLQRLRSINFYHYRSHDSSSIANHFKTTPDSDTHYGFERTHQPQNLGESHSQYIFEQAHQPQNLGESHSQYIFEQTRQEKPALFVERVQENQTHYFFQQSHEENEQGTGTHFAFQQTHEENAEENGSRFHFEQGHEENGNRSDFEQTNEENVEDEEVQTLDEVYSQLKGPGHVGRSKPDTKPIAGDVPARLPTKMKKSASMESAFKHLKEEDIVEARRPATVRETGTKSTEGDDGFDAKCDVFINNFKEQLMLQRMASIVGNKEMIGRGSGK